In one Culex quinquefasciatus strain JHB chromosome 2, VPISU_Cqui_1.0_pri_paternal, whole genome shotgun sequence genomic region, the following are encoded:
- the LOC6032449 gene encoding farnesol dehydrogenase: protein MEQWRGKIAVVTGSSSGIGAAIVVELAKSGLVVVGLARRVEKTEALKQHLTQNVRKNLHAVKCDVSKEADVLGAFEWVNSSLGGIDVMVNNAGVLRETRLIDANNSVPIREVVDTNILGLVWCTREAYQSMKRRGVSGHIININSIAGHHIPFVGDLMQSVNIYGPTKYAVTAITEVTRQELLRDDSKVKITSISPGAVDTEILDFAKFNIPVLKSEDVAKSVLYVLSTPPHVQVHELMIKPVGERF from the exons ATGGAGCAGTGGCGTGGTAAGATTGCAGTGGTGACCGGTTCAAGTTCGGGAATTGGCGCGGCCATCGTGGTTGAGCTGGCCAAATCCGGCCTGGTTGTGGTCGGATTGGCGCGGAGGGTTGAGAAAACCGAGGCGTTGAAGCAGCACTTGACGCAAAACGTGCGCAAAAATCTGCACGCCGTAAAGTGTGACGTCAGCAAGGAGGCGGACGTTTTGGGGGCGTTCGAGTGGGTCAACAGCAGCTTGGGTGGGATCGATGTGATGGTCAACAACGCTGGGGTCTTGAGGGAAACTCGTCTCATCGATGCGAACAACAGTGTGCCGATTCGGGAAGTGGTTGATACGAACATTTTAGGTCTGGTCTGGTGCACTCGTGAGGCGTACCAATCGATGAAAAGGCGGGGTGTTTCGGGACACATTATCAATATAAACAGCATTGCCGGGCATCACATTCCGTTCGTGGGAGATTTAATGCAGTCGGTGAACATCTACGGACCAACGAAGTACGCTGTAACGGCCATTACTGAAGTTACGAGACAAGAGCTCCTAAGGGATGATTCCAAAGTTAAGATTACG AGCATCAGCCCAGGTGCTGTTGATACAGAAATTTTGGATTTCGCCAAATTTAACATACCCGTTCTGAAATCGGAGGATGTGGCCAAAAGTGTGCTGTACGTGCTCTCCACCCCACCACATGTTCAG GTACATGAACTGATGATAAAGCCTGTTGGAGAACGGTTCTGA